In Podospora pseudopauciseta strain CBS 411.78 chromosome 2 map unlocalized CBS411.78m_2, whole genome shotgun sequence, the genomic stretch GGAATACAAATAGAGTGCGCCGTGCTCGACGGTAGTTGGACGCACAAGGATGGCACGGCCCGGGCGACACTGAAGGACCCTGGACACCCATAGGGCTGGCCCAGCAGTGGGGATGACTGGGCGATCCCTGTCCACTGGGAATTCTATGTACAGGACATACGTACGTCCTCATCGTGTACGGTTCTTTTCTGGACCAAAGCAGTTTAACTCCCCATTCAACAATGTGGCTACATGATCGCTGTAGGTGAAGTGCTAGGCACACTTTTCCGGGTCTGAGCGCACCTCTCTGGCTACTCACCTCATCTATCATCAACTACACTAGCAAGTACCGTAGACTGACCCGACGGGAAGGAAGCTCACCTTACCCCCTAGATCCCCACCTGTTCGCGGCTCTTTGCCTTACACCCACTTCCAGGTCAAGAAGCATTTCGATTCCGCGATATCCAAACATCAAACAAGTCTTTTAATCCAATTCAACACCCCTCCGTGGTAACCAAACAATATGCGAAAATAAATACAAGACCTGCATCGCGCCCCAACAGTGAATCCAAGTCCCTCCACCATCTACCTCAATCTAACCTTACACGACATCGTCGCATCGATCGCATAATGCACAACCCATTTTTCCAGGCAAAAAGATTAGATGAGGCTGTAGGGCAACAAGTCACCTGGGGAAAGGTACAGGCGAAACAACCGGACCGGCAGTAGCCGAAGTGCAAGCAGCATGTTTGCTTGTTTCGATTTCGTTCCTTCCATCAAAGAGAGGAAAATAAACGATTCCAGAAGGAATAATTAATCAGCCAACCGGATGTGCTCCTTCTCCATTACAGGAGCTGCCTAAGGGGCACATGGGATGAAATCTGCCCCGATTGCCAAGTTAGAGGAGTCAAACATCCGTCATCGCCAACGTCATGATATAGACATATCACGCCCAATGTGACGGTTACAGCACCAAAAGCAAACGCTCATGAAACACATCACCAGCGCCCACGATGTCATCAAATCTCTCGTCGTAAACCACACCACAAGCGCGGCTAATCACTGCCCCAGCAACCTTGCCAACCACCCCTCTTCTCAACAGGCATCGAGATAAAAGACATTGACTGGCAGTCCCTTAGTTAGCCGAAGCAGtgacaccaccatcgccgtcgccatctccaccctcgccgtAATCATCGCCGTACTTAGTAACAATCCAAAGACAGAAGCGCTCCCACTCGACCGCCCATTCCTTTAGGCGTTTGGCTTTCAGCCCAGACCCCACGCTTGCTGCACGAATATCCCGTATCCTTTAGGCAATTAACAAGTGGTTAGTATCTCTTGcctcttcaacaagaacGTAGATGGGAACGGAGTGATATCCTCTCCAGATCCCCGTATACTACTATCCGGATGGGGGTACAACTTACCATGACTCAGGAGGCTGGTCCTCAAAGGCAGCCCACCGAACACTGTTCTCCGCCAGAGACCCGATTCCAGCCAGGCCTAATGACTCGCACGCATGCAGTGCTGTCCAAAACTGGTGTGTCATTCCCAAGCCGGCACTTTCTCCCGCATGTTCCTTCGCATCACCAAGTGACAAGGCACACGGGACACCCTGAGCGATGAGGGCCAGGAGCGGGTGGTTCGAAATGTCGTCTTTGCCCGGTACCAGACAACTCTCTACCAGGATCCTCTTGTCCTTAACAGCCTCCATCATGCGCGGGTGTCTGTAGAGCGACGGAGCATTTCCGAGCCTCCGTGTTCCGAGCAAAAGAGCGTCGAAGAGGTTGCATTCGCCGGCTCCATCAATGCCACCCCCTGCGTCCAAGAAAAAGGGGATTTCGACTTCTTCCAGTGCGCACTGCTTTCGGAACCAGAAGAGTTCTGGTAGCATGTCCGTGAGCGATCTTCCGAGAGCgtcggtgtcggtgtcggcGAGGTCGTAGCCGGCCACCAGGTCAGACCAGATCATTTTGGCCGCGATGCAACTATCCGCATCCTCAATGATCGACCGTTGATTCTGGTTGCGGGTGGTTGACCAGATGATCCGGAATCCCCAGAAGGGCGGTCGCTGACCCGGGTCGTCGGGAGTGGTTGTGGCTTGGCGGCAATAGCTGGCCGCTTCTTGTCCGATGACGACGAACAACTGGTCAGAGTCGGGTTCTGGCGACTCTAAACCTGTGCGGTAGTAATCAAGGGGGAAAGTAAGCCTAACATGGGGGTTGTGTATTAGTCGTGGCACACTCTCGTTGATCACCAtagtggtgttgttgccacCCGTGGGGTTTAgaaaagggggagatggaTTACGAGGCCCATCACGGCGGCCTAGATAGAGTGTAGAGAAATCCTTACCGTAGTTCTGACCACGATAGACCGTCCTCCATTAGTTGAACCAAGAGATGACGCAGGAACTTTCGGAATATTGGCTCGTAGTAGAGCATGCCCCTGAGTAGGCGTGAATCTGCCCGGCCCTCGGCCGATGAGAAGCTTTCGGTTTTTTCGGTTTGTGGCGTCGTAGTAGTGATGCTGTCATCACTCCTCGATACTATACCGCATCTTGCCTTGAGCCATTTGCTGAAGCCTGACCTGCCTCCTTCGGGGTAGTCATCCGCCGCATTGGTCAGGGGCACAAAGGTTCCGCTCTCGTAGTCAGAACTCCATATCGACTGCTCGCTTTTCTGGTCGTTCTTTCGGAACCGGATTTCGACTCTTCTCGTGGTATCACCCCTTGCCTCTGCCGTAGCGAGATTTCCATTCGAGGATGACAGACACATCCCTGGTGTCTCGAGCGCCagggtgatgaggtggtCGACATTAGCCAAAGCGAGGGCGTCCATCTGGGCGCGGAGGAGACCGCCTTTTGGTAGCCGCTGAATGATTTGCCATGATTTGGGTTTGATCATAGCGTCGGGGGTGAGAGGAGTGGTTGTGACATGGTGGTGCTCTTCATCTCGTATCCTGTCGACGATGCGGCATGCTGCCTTGgcgatgggggagagggctTGTCGAAAGGAGGAGTCTGCCTTGTTTTGTCTTTCAGTTACTACTACCTGTTACTTTTTGGGTATGGAGTGGGGTTAGGGTGGGGATGAGGTAGGGTACACATACCGCTTCGCTGTTTGTACTCTTCGTTTATGAGGGCGGTGCGGCTGGAGAGATATttttggaggatggggtcggaggaggaggggagttCGGTTGTGAGGATGGAGTGGTAGTCTTCGTCTGTGAGGGGAGCCATATTTTCGAGGTGAGAAGATGCCTAGCGGGGAGAttggtgatgagatggtTCGGATGGTGATATGGTAATAGGACTGCGTTGTGAGATGACGTCGGGGTTGCGGTTATAGCGGCTGTTTTTGGTCGGCAGCGACGTTGGCGGGTAATTAGACGCTATCTCCGGGTGGTTGAAGCGGTTATTGTGGGGTCAGAGTTGGCGACCAACCTGGGTAAAATATCATGGACAGCTTTGATTTTATTGTGACCTAGGTTGGTCTTTGTCATTTTTCAATGCATTGGGGGAAGAAGGTCATAGGAACTGAAATAGTCTTATTTATTGTCTCCTGTTGCCTGTTGGGGGATTTGTGCTTTTTGAGAGGTTCTTGACTGAGGTTTGTCAGCGCGGAAAATCAGAAGAGTTTGAGGGACGGTGATGCCTGAACGTGGCATCAAATGCTTGACAGTTGAGGCTCGCAGCTTATGTCCATGATGGAGCGAAATCTTGACCTAAATTGCCGGCCTTTCGATCAAGACACATTCTGGCTTAGCATCATTGCGGCGAGATGTAAAGTTACTGTTTAAGGCAATTGATGCTTGAACGTTGCATGGTGCATACACAAGCCTCTTTAGCTCCCCGCGATATCCCCGCTCGGCTTCATCCCGATGCAAGATCCACGAGTCGCCAAGGCATACCGTGAAGAGTTGAGCCTCGGGAGGGCCGAAAGTGGTTATTAGCAGGCAGTATCTACATCCAGAACTAGAAATACGGTTTAAAAGATGAATAGAATAGGCAAGTCGGCGACATCAACGTTAGAGGGTTTGTCAGCCTGGGTAGTCGCGGGCGTGGGGACATGGTGGGGTACCCTACAGTAGCTATCCGGTCATCGGTCGGCTCCCGTGGGGCAACCACCCCGAGCTACCCCTCCGCTGATTCCGCTTCCTAACTGTCAGGTATCATACAAAGCAGCGAATAAGATTACTGCAAACTCCAGAGTATATGGCTTGGATTGCTTGCTGTTGATCAGTCTCGCTCTGCAGCCATCGTGACGCCATCTATCTCATATTCTCATCCCATCTGTTTCAAACCTCCAATTTCTACATAAGCTCAGTGGGCGTTCATCCCATCCAATACCTACTCTGTTTTTCCTttcacatcatcacctcaGATCGAGTCTCCCTCGCACCAACCACTCTTACTTGCACAAGCCACGTCAACACCTACAAAACCCGCCCACCATGTCTTCCTCACCTGAAGCCTCAAAGAAAGGCGGAATCCGCATCGCCATTGACCGCGGCGGCACTTTCACTGACTGCGTTGGGTCCCTGAACGGCGAGACCATCATTATTAAGCTTCTCTCTGAAGACCCCTCCAATTACTCGGATGCTCCCCTCGAAGGCATCCGACGCATCCTCTCCCACTTTCTCAAGAAAGATATCCCTCGTGATCAGCCCCTCGATACGTCAGCCATCGAGAGCATACGTATGGGCACCACTGTGGCTACCAACGCTTTGCTGGAGAGGAAAGGAGAGAAGATCGCCTTTGTCACCACCAAAGGGTTTGGGGATATTTTATTGATCGGCAACCAGTCTCGCCCAAAGATCTTTGACTTGGCAATCAAGAAGCCGGATGTGCTTTATGAGGAGGTGgtcgagatggaggagagagtGACGTTGGAGGATTATGCTGAGGATCCGAAGCGGGTGCTTACTAAAGtggaggccaaggctggGACGGAAGAGGCAAAGAAGGAAGAGATTGTCATGGGACTGAGTGGAGAGGCGGTTAGGATTCTGCAAAGACCGGATAGGGAGGTAATCAAGGGCAAGTTGGGGGAGATTTACAGAAAAGGGATCAAGAGTGTGGCTGTTTGCTTGATGCATGGGTATACTTTCCCAGACCatgagaggttggtgggcGAAGTGGCCAAGGAGATTGGGTTTGAGCACATCAGCCTGAGCCATGAGCTGATGCCGATGATCAAGTTGGTCTCAAGAGCAACTTCGGTCTGCGCTGATGCGTATCTTACGCCAGCGATTAAAAAGTACATTGCTGGGTTTCAGAATGGATTTGAAGGCGGTAGCTTGGGCTCGAAGAGTGTCAAGGAAAATGGCGAAAAGAAGGGTGCGAGGTGTGAGTTCATGCAAAGcgatggtgggttggtggatgtCGACAAGTTCACAGGCCTGAAAGCTATCTTGTCCGGCCCCGCaggaggtgttgttggttaCGCCATCACCTCGTACGACAAGAAGACCAAAGTTCCTGTCATTGGGTTTGACATGGGTGGTACCAGCACAGATGTCTCGAGGTATGGAGACGGCAGGTATGACCATACCTTTGAGACAACGACTGCCGGTGTCACCATCCAGTCTCCACAGTTGGATATCAACACAGTTGCCGCTGGTGGCGGATCAAGGCTGTTCTTCAAAAATGGGCTATTTGTTGTCGGACCCGATTC encodes the following:
- a CDS encoding uncharacterized protein (COG:F; EggNog:ENOG503NWDH) yields the protein MAPLTDEDYHSILTTELPSSSDPILQKYLSSRTALINEEYKQRSVTERQNKADSSFRQALSPIAKAACRIVDRIRDEEHHHVTTTPLTPDAMIKPKSWQIIQRLPKGGLLRAQMDALALANVDHLITLALETPGMCLSSSNGNLATAEARGDTTRRVEIRFRKNDQKSEQSIWSSDYESGTFVPLTNAADDYPEGGRSGFSKWLKARCGIVSRSDDSITTTTPQTEKTESFSSAEGRADSRLLRGMLYYEPIFRKFLRHLLVQLMEDGLSWSELRLTFPLDYYRTGLESPEPDSDQLFVVIGQEAASYCRQATTTPDDPGQRPPFWGFRIIWSTTRNQNQRSIIEDADSCIAAKMIWSDLVAGYDLADTDTDALGRSLTDMLPELFWFRKQCALEEVEIPFFLDAGGGIDGAGECNLFDALLLGTRRLGNAPSLYRHPRMMEAVKDKRILVESCLVPGKDDISNHPLLALIAQGVPCALSLGDAKEHAGESAGLGMTHQFWTALHACESLGLAGIGSLAENSVRWAAFEDQPPESWIRDIRAASVGSGLKAKRLKEWAVEWERFCLWIVTKYGDDYGEGGDGDGDGGVTASAN